In Mucilaginibacter celer, one DNA window encodes the following:
- a CDS encoding PKD-like domain-containing protein, which yields MNKPLLVLFFLLICSFTGFCQNCTLNVNISSSANTICSGSKVTLTAALTGGTGPFTYLWNTGENTASIDVNRAGNYTVTVTDKTPGCSPKTASKQVTASPTPDPPTVAGQIVCPGTPATLRATAPGGTYQWYDANGNFLFTGNPYVTDPINGATIFYVETTVGGCTSFRSPVLVNVTGRPNIVADPVCSGSPATLIASGADSYAWYANAQGTGTALSNSPTYQTPPLTKTTTYYLVAVIKGCPGNPIPVVAKVTPPPDKPTVTGTYTVCAGSSVNLHADGVGVVEWYDVPTGGTPVISSPDYTTPALNQTKTYYAQSTVGDCVSPRTAVPVTVTPVPQAPASQSPSTCYGTNITLAADANPTGSYAWYTTAVGGTAVSTSNNFTTPVLTNTTTYYVQHTNGSCTSERTAITVTITPAPAQPVVSEGPIICNGSQATLTATSAQGGTIRWFATASGGATAFTGSPFVTPALTKTTTYYAQVTDAGGCVSSRASVTVTVLDAIPQPVVNTSPVCAGTSVTLTATGSPDDYEWYDQPTGGNLLITGDTYVTPELTTTTTYYVQSITNGCASPRTTVTITVNPLPGAPNVNGPSAVCPGTSAVLSTPATGTVQWYNAATGGTLLFTGNSYTTSPLFSQTTFYVQVSNGTCTSDRTPFTVSITPIINPQFQYPSGTVCTSGANVKPVIFNPAGGTFTSSPAGLVFVDNKTGEIDVAASVPRTYNVIFTFGGTCAGAASQKIAIVTTPDARFTYNGPFCQSDNNPLPVFTAGASAGVFSASSSNLVFINTSTGEINLDKSAPGTYSVTNTIAASAGCAASTYTTQVTINAKVVVDAGPDRTVLQGTPVQLQGSIKGGITTGKWTGGAGTFSNPARPRAIYTPAPGETEVTLTLTSDIPSGPCGPVSDEVTITFNPVPPEPVVDAKPVCVGSPATLVAKAPGGTYRWYDAPTGGTLLKTGPIFTAPPITADITYYVTVTKGGITSARKAVLVKAIAQPAAPVVTTPVTVCEGSPATLVASGSTGTYRWYDLPVGGSLVKQGDTFTTGALTTNKKYYVDATANGCTSPRTEVDVLVTPVPNITNTNNTDVVCSGTALNYTLTADRADATFSWSRAAVTGISNPAVTNQTSGTITETLINTTAAPVNVTYVITAYNGTCPGPSFNYKVTVNPTPVVTSPDPQPVCNGTSTNYAVTFNTAGTSFTWSRAAVPGISNAPVLGQAAATIKEVLFNTTTAPVDVTYVFNYRTSLCPGEPREVKVTVNPEPQIIDDPTNGTPVCSNVPLAYTIQSSIPSSTFLWSRAAAGDNPAVDNQTDATINETLVNTSVFPLRVTYIITPFAYGCAGKPFTYTRFVLSQIAKPVGNGTTPVCEGTPIHFDTAPVSGASYLWTGPNNYQSTDRSPTIPGATAANAGTYRLFIKIGDCFSEPSEGVRIEVKPTPVVIAGPEVTYCKTIPVIQLDGSIPTGGTGVWSGGSGQFTKVDDPKTTYTPSPADREKDFITLKLTSTGYCDPVSSFVKINFAPSPGANAGPDQNNICNQNPMVQLQGTPLSGSTVTWSSASGKGRFIPSANVTNPTFEPDPADIAKGFVKLTLTATSADECHTPTDDMTINFVPPPTVEADAAGDTRYVLKGHTITLNPVVSNENVSYTWTPATGLSDANIKNPEVTGDVDITYKLTITDLSNGCPNSSFVNVKVAPNIVVKNTFTPNADGVNDYWEITGLIAYEDVTVDVYNRYGQPVFHSLGYPKPWDGGVNGKLVPSGTYYYVINSKQEKLRLSGYVVVLK from the coding sequence ATGAATAAGCCATTACTTGTACTATTCTTTTTGCTCATCTGCTCATTTACGGGTTTCTGTCAAAATTGTACGCTAAACGTCAACATATCTTCTTCGGCTAATACTATCTGTTCGGGTAGTAAAGTTACTTTAACAGCCGCTCTCACAGGCGGCACCGGGCCGTTTACCTACCTTTGGAATACCGGCGAAAACACCGCATCAATTGATGTAAACCGCGCAGGCAACTATACGGTTACGGTAACTGATAAAACTCCGGGCTGCTCGCCTAAAACGGCCAGCAAACAGGTAACCGCCTCACCCACACCCGATCCGCCTACGGTTGCGGGGCAAATTGTTTGCCCGGGAACCCCGGCCACGCTTAGAGCTACGGCACCGGGCGGTACCTACCAATGGTATGATGCCAATGGTAATTTTCTTTTTACGGGTAACCCTTACGTTACCGACCCTATAAACGGAGCCACTATTTTTTATGTTGAAACCACCGTTGGCGGTTGTACAAGCTTTCGCAGCCCGGTACTGGTAAATGTAACCGGCAGGCCTAACATTGTTGCCGATCCGGTATGTTCGGGCAGCCCGGCTACGTTAATAGCTTCGGGTGCTGATAGCTATGCGTGGTATGCCAACGCGCAGGGTACGGGTACTGCTTTGAGTAATTCACCTACATACCAAACTCCTCCTTTAACCAAAACCACAACTTATTACCTGGTAGCGGTTATTAAGGGCTGTCCTGGTAATCCTATACCCGTTGTTGCAAAGGTAACCCCACCACCCGATAAGCCTACCGTTACGGGTACTTATACAGTATGTGCAGGCTCTTCGGTAAACCTGCACGCCGATGGTGTGGGGGTTGTTGAGTGGTATGATGTACCAACCGGCGGCACCCCGGTAATTTCCAGTCCTGATTATACCACGCCTGCCCTTAATCAAACCAAAACATACTACGCACAATCAACCGTTGGCGATTGCGTAAGCCCCCGTACAGCTGTGCCGGTAACGGTTACACCCGTACCACAGGCCCCTGCTTCGCAATCGCCTTCAACCTGCTACGGCACAAATATTACGTTAGCAGCCGATGCCAATCCAACCGGAAGTTATGCCTGGTATACCACTGCTGTTGGCGGTACTGCAGTATCAACTTCAAATAACTTTACAACGCCCGTATTAACCAACACAACTACCTATTACGTACAGCACACAAACGGTAGCTGCACCAGCGAACGCACGGCCATCACCGTAACCATCACACCTGCGCCGGCGCAGCCGGTTGTTTCAGAAGGGCCGATTATCTGCAACGGATCGCAGGCTACATTAACAGCCACGTCGGCCCAGGGCGGTACCATCAGGTGGTTTGCAACGGCAAGCGGTGGGGCAACAGCATTTACCGGCTCGCCCTTTGTAACGCCGGCTTTAACCAAAACAACTACTTACTATGCCCAGGTTACTGATGCCGGCGGCTGCGTTAGCTCACGTGCATCTGTAACGGTAACAGTACTTGATGCCATACCGCAGCCTGTAGTAAATACTTCGCCTGTTTGTGCGGGTACATCGGTTACATTAACGGCTACGGGCTCGCCCGATGATTATGAGTGGTATGATCAGCCAACAGGTGGCAACCTGCTTATTACCGGCGATACCTATGTAACTCCCGAACTTACCACCACAACCACTTACTATGTGCAGAGTATTACCAATGGCTGCGCAAGCCCCAGAACGACTGTTACGATAACCGTTAACCCTTTGCCGGGTGCACCCAATGTAAATGGCCCCAGTGCGGTTTGCCCGGGCACTTCGGCAGTTTTAAGTACACCGGCAACAGGAACCGTACAATGGTATAACGCGGCAACAGGCGGTACGCTTTTATTTACCGGTAATTCGTATACCACATCGCCATTATTTAGCCAGACAACTTTTTACGTGCAGGTATCAAACGGCACATGTACAAGCGACCGCACGCCTTTTACCGTATCTATAACGCCGATTATCAATCCGCAGTTTCAGTATCCTTCGGGCACGGTTTGTACCTCGGGAGCCAATGTTAAACCGGTTATTTTTAACCCGGCCGGGGGCACATTTACCAGTTCACCGGCAGGTTTGGTATTTGTGGATAACAAAACAGGCGAAATAGATGTAGCCGCAAGTGTACCACGCACCTACAACGTAATATTTACCTTCGGCGGAACCTGCGCAGGTGCAGCGAGCCAGAAAATAGCTATTGTAACCACGCCGGATGCCCGCTTCACGTATAACGGCCCCTTTTGCCAAAGCGATAATAATCCGCTACCGGTTTTTACTGCGGGGGCAAGTGCAGGCGTGTTCAGTGCATCATCGTCAAATCTTGTTTTTATAAATACAAGCACGGGCGAAATTAATCTTGACAAGAGTGCTCCCGGAACCTATTCAGTTACCAACACCATAGCTGCCAGTGCGGGCTGTGCTGCAAGCACCTATACTACACAGGTTACTATCAACGCCAAGGTTGTTGTTGATGCCGGACCCGACCGTACAGTACTACAGGGAACACCTGTGCAGTTGCAGGGTTCTATCAAGGGCGGTATTACAACAGGCAAATGGACAGGTGGAGCCGGAACTTTTTCAAACCCGGCCAGGCCGAGGGCTATTTACACACCAGCCCCAGGCGAAACGGAGGTTACGCTAACTTTAACTTCAGATATTCCTTCGGGCCCCTGCGGGCCGGTTAGCGATGAGGTGACTATTACCTTTAACCCCGTTCCGCCCGAGCCGGTAGTTGATGCCAAACCGGTATGCGTTGGCAGCCCGGCAACACTGGTGGCCAAGGCACCCGGCGGTACCTATCGCTGGTATGATGCCCCCACCGGCGGTACGCTTTTAAAAACCGGGCCGATATTTACCGCACCGCCAATTACAGCCGATATAACTTATTATGTTACCGTTACCAAAGGCGGTATAACCAGCGCCCGGAAAGCGGTATTGGTAAAAGCCATAGCACAACCTGCAGCGCCGGTAGTTACTACACCGGTAACTGTTTGTGAAGGTTCGCCGGCTACGCTGGTGGCCTCCGGATCAACCGGAACTTACAGGTGGTATGATTTACCGGTTGGCGGCAGCCTGGTAAAACAAGGCGATACATTTACCACCGGAGCATTAACCACCAACAAAAAGTACTATGTAGATGCAACTGCTAACGGCTGTACCAGCCCCCGAACGGAAGTTGATGTTTTGGTGACACCTGTGCCTAATATAACCAACACCAATAATACTGATGTCGTATGCAGTGGCACCGCATTAAATTATACCTTAACTGCCGACAGGGCCGATGCTACATTTTCGTGGAGCCGCGCTGCCGTAACGGGTATCAGTAACCCGGCGGTAACAAACCAAACTTCGGGTACCATTACCGAAACTTTAATTAACACCACAGCTGCTCCCGTAAATGTTACTTATGTGATAACAGCTTATAACGGCACCTGCCCGGGCCCTTCATTTAATTATAAAGTTACGGTAAACCCAACACCAGTGGTTACCAGTCCCGATCCTCAGCCTGTGTGTAATGGCACAAGTACAAATTATGCGGTAACTTTCAATACCGCCGGTACCAGCTTTACCTGGAGCAGGGCTGCGGTGCCGGGTATCAGCAATGCCCCGGTTTTGGGGCAGGCGGCTGCTACCATCAAAGAGGTTTTGTTTAATACCACAACAGCCCCTGTTGATGTAACTTATGTATTTAATTACAGAACAAGCCTGTGCCCCGGCGAACCGCGTGAGGTTAAGGTAACCGTTAACCCCGAGCCCCAGATTATAGACGACCCAACGAACGGTACGCCTGTTTGCAGCAATGTTCCGTTAGCATATACTATACAATCAAGTATTCCTTCGTCAACCTTTTTATGGAGCCGTGCTGCAGCCGGCGACAACCCTGCCGTAGACAATCAAACCGATGCAACAATTAACGAAACGCTTGTAAATACCAGTGTATTCCCGCTTAGGGTAACTTACATTATAACGCCTTTTGCCTACGGTTGTGCCGGCAAGCCGTTTACCTATACCAGGTTTGTTTTATCGCAGATAGCGAAGCCCGTGGGTAACGGAACCACACCGGTTTGCGAAGGCACACCCATACATTTTGATACCGCCCCGGTTTCGGGAGCTTCCTATTTATGGACAGGGCCAAATAATTATCAATCAACAGATCGTTCGCCAACCATACCAGGTGCAACAGCAGCCAATGCTGGTACATACAGGCTTTTTATTAAAATAGGCGACTGTTTCAGCGAACCATCTGAAGGTGTACGGATAGAGGTAAAACCTACACCGGTAGTAATTGCCGGTCCCGAGGTTACCTATTGTAAAACAATACCCGTTATTCAGCTTGATGGTTCGATACCAACCGGGGGCACCGGCGTATGGAGCGGAGGCAGCGGACAATTTACTAAGGTTGATGATCCTAAAACTACCTACACCCCCTCGCCGGCTGATAGAGAAAAAGATTTTATAACACTTAAATTAACATCCACCGGTTATTGCGATCCTGTTTCATCTTTTGTTAAAATTAATTTTGCCCCAAGCCCTGGTGCCAATGCCGGGCCCGATCAAAATAATATCTGTAATCAAAACCCGATGGTTCAGTTACAGGGCACACCGCTTTCGGGCAGCACGGTAACCTGGAGTTCGGCCTCGGGCAAAGGCAGGTTCATTCCATCGGCCAATGTAACCAATCCTACATTCGAGCCTGATCCGGCCGATATAGCCAAAGGTTTTGTTAAGTTAACACTTACTGCTACCAGTGCAGATGAATGCCATACACCTACCGATGATATGACCATAAACTTTGTACCGCCGCCAACTGTTGAGGCCGATGCTGCGGGCGATACAAGGTATGTTTTAAAAGGCCACACCATAACCCTCAACCCGGTAGTAAGCAATGAAAACGTAAGTTATACATGGACCCCGGCTACAGGCCTGAGCGATGCTAACATTAAAAACCCCGAAGTAACCGGTGATGTAGATATAACCTACAAGCTTACCATTACCGATCTGTCGAACGGGTGCCCTAACAGCAGTTTTGTAAATGTAAAGGTTGCGCCAAACATTGTTGTAAAAAACACCTTTACGCCTAATGCCGATGGCGTGAATGATTACTGGGAAATTACGGGCCTGATAGCTTATGAGGACGTTACCGTAGATGTGTATAACCGCTACGGCCAGCCTGTATTCCATTCGTTAGGTTATCCAAAACCCTGGGATGGCGGCGTTAATGGTAAGCTGGTACCAAGCGGTACCTACTATTACGTAATTAACAGCAAGCAGGAAAAACTGCGGCTATCTGGTTACGTGGTGGTATTAAAATAA
- a CDS encoding anthranilate synthase component I family protein has product MSTFKIVTTYKKLLADTTTPVSIYLRLRDVFPNSLLLESSDYHSRENSTSYICCEPLSGIVLNNGTLKKNYPDGSQETHEAGTFDLIEQLNNFTGSFETDSLPLKMITNGLFGYFTHEAVEHYETIKLKQSDDTTRQIPVMQYHIYRYIIAIDHFKNELYIFHNQPEGAPTNGGIEKLEYLIKNKNFPEYSFKSNGDEKSNLTGDEFIAIVEKMKQHIYRGDVFQIVPSRAFSRTFLGDEFNVYRALRSINPSPYLFYFDFGDFRIFGSSPEAQITIKNNVANIFPIAGTFKRSGDDEKDAEIARNLENDPKESAEHVMLVDLARNDLSRHCENVTVKAFKEVQYYSHLIHLVSHVSGKLKPGVSAFKVVADTYPAGTLSGAPKYRAMEIIDENENIKRSFYSGAIGFLGFNGDFNHAIMIRSFLSKNNTLHYQAGAGIVAGSVPESELREVDTKISALRRAFELAEEL; this is encoded by the coding sequence ATGAGCACATTTAAAATTGTTACTACTTATAAAAAGCTACTTGCCGATACCACTACCCCGGTAAGTATTTATCTGCGCCTGCGCGATGTATTCCCCAACTCGCTGCTGCTGGAAAGTTCGGATTACCATAGCCGCGAAAACAGTACCAGCTACATTTGCTGCGAACCATTAAGCGGCATTGTGCTGAACAACGGCACCCTCAAAAAAAATTACCCCGATGGTAGCCAGGAAACACATGAGGCCGGTACTTTCGATCTGATAGAACAGCTCAATAATTTTACCGGTAGTTTTGAAACAGATTCGCTACCGCTAAAAATGATCACCAACGGTTTGTTCGGCTATTTTACCCACGAGGCAGTTGAACACTACGAAACCATCAAGCTAAAACAAAGCGACGATACCACCCGCCAGATCCCGGTGATGCAGTACCACATCTACCGTTACATCATCGCCATCGATCACTTTAAAAACGAACTCTACATATTCCACAACCAGCCCGAAGGTGCCCCAACCAACGGCGGGATCGAAAAGCTCGAATACCTCATCAAAAACAAAAATTTTCCTGAATATAGCTTCAAAAGCAATGGCGACGAAAAATCGAACCTTACCGGCGATGAGTTCATTGCTATAGTAGAGAAAATGAAGCAGCACATTTACCGTGGCGATGTATTCCAGATAGTACCTTCAAGGGCTTTCTCCCGCACTTTTTTAGGCGATGAGTTTAATGTTTACCGTGCTTTACGCTCTATCAACCCATCGCCATATTTGTTCTATTTTGATTTTGGCGATTTCAGGATCTTCGGTTCATCACCCGAGGCGCAAATCACCATAAAAAACAACGTAGCCAACATTTTTCCAATTGCCGGAACCTTTAAACGAAGCGGCGATGACGAGAAGGATGCCGAAATAGCGCGCAACCTCGAAAACGACCCTAAAGAATCAGCAGAACACGTAATGCTGGTTGACCTGGCCCGTAACGACTTAAGCCGCCATTGCGAAAACGTAACCGTAAAGGCATTTAAGGAAGTTCAGTACTACTCGCACCTTATCCACCTCGTATCGCACGTAAGCGGTAAGCTCAAACCCGGTGTGTCAGCATTTAAAGTAGTGGCCGATACTTACCCCGCAGGTACGCTAAGCGGCGCGCCAAAATATCGCGCCATGGAGATCATCGATGAAAATGAAAACATTAAACGCAGCTTTTACAGCGGAGCCATTGGTTTCCTGGGCTTCAACGGCGATTTTAATCACGCTATCATGATCCGCTCGTTCCTCAGCAAAAACAATACGCTGCATTACCAGGCCGGGGCAGGCATTGTAGCTGGTTCGGTACCGGAAAGTGAGTTGAGAGAAGTGGATACCAAAATCTCGGCATTGAGAAGGGCGTTTGAGCTGGCGGAGGAGCTGTAA
- a CDS encoding cytochrome B — protein MTLYSFFKEAHSGFRYIVIVMVLLAIVRAFMGWLGKRPYGEGNRKLNLFAMISVHTQFLLGIILFFISPMVQFSKETMKNPISRYWTVEHWVMMIIAIALITIGHSKSKKAALPEAKHKAVAVFYLIGLILISVAIMLIPK, from the coding sequence ATGACACTTTATAGCTTTTTTAAAGAAGCCCATTCAGGTTTCAGGTACATTGTTATCGTTATGGTATTGCTGGCCATTGTGCGCGCTTTTATGGGCTGGCTGGGTAAAAGGCCGTATGGCGAGGGAAACCGCAAACTAAACCTGTTTGCCATGATCTCGGTGCATACCCAATTTTTGCTGGGCATCATTTTATTTTTTATTAGCCCGATGGTGCAGTTTAGCAAAGAAACCATGAAAAATCCTATCAGCCGTTATTGGACGGTTGAGCATTGGGTAATGATGATCATTGCTATCGCTTTGATCACTATTGGCCACAGCAAATCGAAGAAAGCTGCTCTGCCTGAGGCTAAACACAAAGCCGTGGCAGTGTTCTATCTGATAGGTTTGATCCTGATTTCGGTAGCAATTATGCTTATTCCGAAGTAA
- a CDS encoding dihydrolipoamide acetyltransferase family protein, which yields MAEVVKMPKMSDTMTEGVLAKWHKKVGDKVKSGDVLAEIETDKATMDFESYQDGTLLYIGIQEGAAAPVDAVIAILGKEGEDYKSLLDQAGSAPAAEPAKEAAPVADKAPAATPAPAAPKVDLSSIPATVIRMPLLSDTMTEGTIEKWNFKVGDKVKADDSLADVATDKATMEVVGYEAGTLLYIGLKEGEAAKVNDIIAIVGKEGTDITPLLQDGGSAPAAEAAPAAETKSETAAATATATEASSEDDSRVKASPLARKIAKDKGINLNDIKGSAEGGRIIKKDVEEYTPSAKAAAPAAEAAPAAAPSAAPAKAPIVLPTFTGEEKFSERPVTQMRKAISRRLSESLFTAPHFYVTMSIDMDQAITARNRMNEVAPVKISFNDFVVKACAVALRQHPAINSSFLGDKIRTNEHVHVGVAVAVDEGLLVPVIKFADGKSLSHISVEVKEFAGKAKSKKLQPAEMEGSTFTISNLGMFGVDEFTAIINTPNACILAVSGIQAVPVVKNGAVVPGNIMKVTLSADHRVVDGATAAAFLQTLKQLLEEPVRLLI from the coding sequence ATGGCCGAAGTAGTAAAAATGCCTAAGATGAGCGATACCATGACCGAAGGGGTATTGGCTAAATGGCATAAAAAAGTTGGCGATAAGGTAAAATCGGGCGATGTATTGGCCGAGATTGAAACCGATAAAGCTACCATGGATTTTGAATCGTACCAGGATGGGACCCTGCTGTATATCGGTATACAGGAAGGTGCTGCTGCTCCGGTTGATGCCGTTATTGCCATTTTAGGTAAAGAGGGCGAAGATTACAAATCATTGCTTGACCAGGCTGGAAGCGCCCCTGCTGCAGAACCTGCTAAAGAAGCTGCTCCGGTAGCTGATAAAGCACCTGCCGCTACTCCGGCACCGGCTGCTCCTAAGGTTGACCTTTCAAGCATCCCGGCTACGGTTATCCGCATGCCGTTGCTTAGCGATACCATGACCGAAGGCACCATTGAAAAATGGAACTTTAAAGTTGGCGATAAAGTAAAAGCTGATGATTCACTGGCTGATGTGGCTACCGATAAAGCTACCATGGAAGTTGTGGGTTACGAAGCAGGTACTTTATTATATATCGGCCTTAAAGAAGGCGAAGCCGCTAAAGTAAATGACATTATTGCTATAGTAGGTAAAGAAGGTACCGATATCACGCCTTTATTACAGGATGGTGGTTCGGCCCCTGCTGCTGAAGCTGCACCAGCTGCTGAAACCAAATCAGAAACTGCCGCTGCAACTGCTACTGCCACCGAAGCTTCATCTGAAGATGACAGCCGCGTAAAAGCATCTCCGTTAGCACGTAAAATAGCTAAAGATAAAGGCATCAACCTTAATGATATAAAAGGCAGCGCCGAGGGCGGCCGTATCATTAAAAAAGATGTTGAAGAATATACACCATCTGCTAAAGCTGCTGCTCCAGCTGCCGAAGCCGCGCCTGCCGCTGCTCCGTCGGCCGCACCTGCAAAAGCACCTATCGTACTGCCAACCTTTACAGGCGAAGAGAAATTTAGCGAAAGGCCGGTTACTCAAATGCGTAAAGCTATCAGCCGCCGCTTAAGCGAAAGCTTGTTCACTGCTCCGCATTTCTACGTAACCATGAGCATTGATATGGATCAGGCAATCACTGCCCGTAACCGTATGAATGAGGTTGCCCCGGTTAAAATTTCATTTAACGATTTTGTTGTTAAAGCTTGTGCTGTTGCATTACGCCAGCACCCGGCTATCAACTCTTCGTTCCTGGGCGATAAGATCCGCACTAACGAGCATGTTCACGTTGGTGTAGCTGTTGCCGTTGATGAAGGTTTGTTAGTACCGGTTATTAAATTTGCCGATGGTAAATCATTAAGCCACATCTCGGTTGAAGTGAAAGAGTTTGCCGGTAAAGCAAAATCTAAAAAATTGCAACCAGCCGAAATGGAAGGTTCAACCTTCACCATTTCAAACTTAGGTATGTTTGGTGTTGACGAGTTTACGGCCATCATTAACACACCAAACGCTTGTATCCTTGCTGTTAGCGGCATCCAGGCTGTTCCGGTTGTTAAAAATGGTGCCGTAGTACCTGGCAACATCATGAAGGTAACCCTAAGCGCCGACCACCGCGTGGTTGACGGTGCTACAGCCGCTGCCTTCCTGCAAACCTTAAAACAATTATTAGAAGAGCCGGTAAGGCTTCTTATATAA
- a CDS encoding anthranilate synthase component II: MKNILIIDNYDSFTYNLVHLVNELGLECEVWRNDQFAIEDVEAFDKIILSPGPGIPSEAGLLLDVIEKYAPTKSIFGVCLGQQAIAEAFGGQLHNLNQPMHGIATPIRVTDGAEELFVGLPENFKVGRYHSWVVSENGLPDSLHITAIDEADNSIMALSHKEYDVRGVQFHPESILTEYGKEMMQNWLKA; this comes from the coding sequence ATGAAAAATATTTTAATAATAGATAACTACGATTCATTCACCTACAACCTGGTGCATTTGGTAAACGAGCTTGGCCTGGAATGCGAAGTTTGGAGGAACGATCAGTTTGCAATTGAGGATGTGGAAGCTTTTGATAAGATCATTCTTTCGCCTGGGCCGGGTATCCCGTCGGAAGCGGGTTTGTTGCTGGATGTGATCGAGAAATATGCGCCAACCAAAAGTATTTTTGGCGTATGTTTAGGCCAACAGGCTATTGCCGAGGCCTTTGGTGGGCAGTTGCATAACCTTAACCAGCCTATGCATGGGATAGCTACGCCGATAAGGGTTACCGATGGAGCCGAGGAGCTTTTTGTTGGCTTACCCGAAAACTTTAAGGTTGGCCGCTACCACTCGTGGGTAGTAAGTGAAAACGGCTTGCCCGATTCATTGCATATTACCGCCATTGATGAGGCAGATAACTCGATCATGGCTTTGAGCCATAAAGAGTACGATGTACGTGGTGTACAGTTCCACCCCGAATCGATATTAACCGAATACGGTAAGGAGATGATGCAAAACTGGCTGAAAGCTTAG
- the trpC gene encoding indole-3-glycerol phosphate synthase TrpC yields the protein MTILDKIVANKKREVAAAKKRTSYIALEESEYFHRDTCSFKSFLLDPARTGIIAEFKRKSPSKGIINDKVRVSAVTTDYAAAGASALSVLTDRKFFMGRKADLVKARSVNNIPVLRKDFMIDEYQVIEAKALGADIILLIAAILTPTEIDTLAKLAKSIGLNVLLEVHNLEELERSINPNLDAIGVNNRNLADFTVSVETSYQLAKHIPAEFMKISESAISDPETIRHLKLEGFNGFLIGETFMKQADPGQGMRDFVALL from the coding sequence ATGACCATACTTGATAAAATAGTTGCCAATAAAAAAAGAGAAGTAGCTGCTGCCAAAAAACGTACATCGTACATAGCGCTTGAAGAATCGGAATACTTCCACCGGGACACCTGTTCGTTTAAGAGTTTTTTGCTTGATCCGGCACGTACGGGTATCATTGCCGAGTTTAAGCGTAAATCGCCGTCAAAAGGTATTATAAATGATAAGGTAAGGGTAAGCGCCGTCACTACCGATTATGCCGCCGCCGGCGCTTCGGCACTATCTGTACTTACCGACCGTAAATTTTTTATGGGGCGCAAAGCCGATCTGGTAAAAGCCCGCTCGGTAAATAACATCCCGGTATTGCGCAAGGATTTTATGATAGATGAGTACCAGGTGATAGAAGCCAAAGCTTTAGGTGCGGATATTATCCTGCTGATAGCCGCTATCCTTACTCCAACCGAAATCGATACATTAGCCAAACTGGCCAAAAGCATTGGTTTAAATGTATTGCTCGAGGTGCATAACCTCGAAGAGCTCGAGCGCAGTATCAACCCTAACCTTGATGCCATCGGCGTAAACAACCGCAACCTGGCCGATTTTACCGTATCGGTAGAAACGTCCTACCAACTGGCCAAACACATTCCTGCCGAATTTATGAAAATTTCGGAAAGCGCCATCAGCGATCCCGAAACTATCCGCCATCTTAAACTGGAAGGTTTTAATGGCTTCCTTATTGGCGAAACTTTTATGAAGCAGGCAGATCCGGGGCAGGGCATGCGTGATTTTGTAGCTTTGTTGTAG
- a CDS encoding GDSL-type esterase/lipase family protein, whose amino-acid sequence MKKYIAVLVLVLFISSSFTQRNKPDLNIVFIGDSITQGVQLADASTEAPPATTVAYLQKQKNLGRVNFSNQGHSGYTTLDFLPGTDTFAKVEEAANGFADKNALLIFSIKLGTNDSAIQGPHGAPVSSDDYQKNLKTIADKLLADFPKAVIIFQHPLWYSPNTHNGARYLQEGLNRLQSYVPMIDILVNSYSLTNPKQVFTGDTKAFDYFKKHHLTDLIPENGKQGTFYLHPNKKGAAALGVFWGKAINKIVKRNF is encoded by the coding sequence ATGAAAAAATATATTGCCGTGCTGGTGCTGGTGTTATTTATTAGCTCATCTTTTACACAACGCAATAAGCCGGATCTTAATATCGTATTTATTGGTGACAGCATTACGCAAGGCGTACAATTGGCCGATGCCTCTACCGAAGCACCACCGGCCACAACAGTCGCTTATCTGCAAAAACAAAAAAACTTAGGCAGGGTAAATTTCAGCAACCAGGGGCACAGCGGTTATACCACGCTTGATTTTTTGCCCGGAACGGATACGTTTGCTAAGGTTGAGGAAGCTGCCAATGGCTTTGCTGATAAAAATGCACTGCTGATATTTTCGATAAAATTGGGAACTAACGACAGCGCGATACAAGGCCCGCACGGAGCACCGGTATCGTCGGATGATTATCAAAAAAACCTGAAAACCATTGCCGATAAACTGCTGGCCGATTTCCCGAAAGCGGTTATCATTTTTCAACACCCTTTATGGTATAGCCCCAACACCCACAACGGTGCCCGGTATCTGCAGGAAGGCCTTAACAGATTGCAAAGCTATGTACCGATGATTGACATCCTGGTTAACAGCTACAGCCTAACCAACCCCAAACAGGTTTTTACTGGTGATACCAAAGCCTTCGACTATTTTAAGAAACATCATCTTACCGACCTCATCCCCGAAAACGGCAAGCAGGGAACATTTTATCTGCACCCCAATAAAAAAGGAGCCGCAGCGTTAGGTGTTTTTTGGGGGAAGGCCATCAACAAAATAGTTAAACGCAATTTTTAA